Proteins co-encoded in one Neodiprion lecontei isolate iyNeoLeco1 chromosome 3, iyNeoLeco1.1, whole genome shotgun sequence genomic window:
- the LOC107219911 gene encoding odorant receptor Or2-like produces MDQRRFLWWHEAALSVLGLWPPQGISGVSFGVYWVYRILFLFVFCFAFNAFEIAGFFDIYNDLQAVASNLCWSLMHFTVCLKIGLFFAKITELKRICARLRTSVFLPNQERSPGEPEVVAIAVKMSVGYLLVYYSMTVVILANCFIAPLYREKPLETLDANPADSKPEPPQNPLPYYTYVFCNALKSPCYEIAYIYQTLSTLVCSLVLIHCDNLYLFIVMVCTSQLRILNASLETVIRRATRNCPKQRWKDYAGLGTKRNDVVDRESFRLGANCVKHHHAILEVLDELEGIYNLVILIQFLSHLVQLCFQMFIVSEISLLSFDGLSMLAFVVAMVIEVYVYCQCGNEIEIESSKISQSAYNAQWTSSSEPVKRMLLIIMLRAQRPVEFTVGKFVKLSLRTLVSVVQGSFSYFMVLRKMQ; encoded by the exons ATGGACCAGAGAAGGTTCCTCTGGTGGCACGAGGCTGCTTTGTCAGTCCTGGGGCTCTGGCCTCCGCAAGGCATATCCGGGGTTTCTTTCGGCGTTTACTGGGTCTACAGAATCCTGTTCCTCTTCGTCTTCTGCTTCGCATTCAACGCGTTCGAGATTGCTGGTTTCTTCGACATCTACAACGACCTGCAGGCCGTGGCGTCAAACCTCTGCTGGTCCCTGATGCACTTTACGGTGTGCCTGAAAATCGGTCTATTCTTTGCGAAGATAACAGAGTTGAAGAGAATATGTGCCCGCCTTCGGACCTCCGTTTTCCTTCCAAACCAGGAACGAAGCCCCGGGGAACCGGAAGTGGTCGCCATCGCGGTCAAGATGAGCGTCGGCTACCTCCTCGTCTACTATTCGATGACTGTGGTCATTCTTGCGAACTGCTTCATCGCTCCGCTCTATCGCGAAAAGCCCcttg AGACCCTGGACGCCAATCCAGCCGATTCGAAGCCGGAGCCTCCGCAGAATCCGCTGCCCTATTACACCTACGTTTTTTGCAACGCCTTGAAGTCTCCATGCTACGAAATCGCCTACATCTACCAGACCCTCTCTACCCTCGTTTGCAGCCTCGTTCTTATCCATTGCGATAACCTCTACCTCTTCATCGTCATGGTCTGTACCTCGCAGCTGCGAATTCTCAACGCCTCCCTCGAGACCGTCATCCGTAGGGCCACCAGGAACTGTCCGAAACAACGGTGGAAGGATTACGCTGGACTGGGAACCAAGCGGAACGACGTCGTCGATAGGGAGTCCTTCAGACTTGGGGCCAACTGCGTAAAACATCATCATGCTATTCTGGA AGTCCTGGATGAGCTGGAGGGAATATACAATTTGGTTATACTCATACAATTTCTCTCACATCTGGTACAGTTGTGTTTCCAAATGTTCATCGTTTCCGAG ATTTCTCTGCTGAGCTTCGACGGTCTTAGCATGCTTGCTTTCGTCGTTGCGATGGTGATCGAAGTCTACGTTTATTGCCAGTGCGGAAATGAGATCGAAATAGAG AGTTCCAAGATTTCCCAGTCAGCCTACAACGCCCAGTGGACCTCGAGCTCGGAACCCGTAAA GAGAATGCTGCTGATCATCATGCTGCGCGCTCAGCGGCCCGTTGAATTCACAGTCGGAAAGTTCGTGAAGCTTTCACTTAGGACCTTGGTATCG GTTGTCCAAGGCTCGTTCTCATACTTCATGGTACTACGAAAAATGCAGTAA
- the LOC107219912 gene encoding aquaporin AQPAn.G-like isoform X1 — protein sequence MLRNSREISEVKYNSAHAKATKWKLEQGTCVKAFGELLGTAFLLFIGCLTDVGSMTVNPRPEHLTAFNMGLVVNSIIMMLGHISGAYINPAMTIGAVICGYRSVPTGIILIIGEIVGAVLGYGLLLAVTPLTLRNTGYSESGGVCLTLVYPELSSLQGLIVEIVSTIALMMVNCAAWDSRNTHNSDSTSLRIGFAVTALSVAGVPYTGCSMNPARSFAPALWNNNWTSHWVYWVGPVIGAVIGSLTYTIIFKDRPLKSDEDTRD from the exons ATGCTTCGtaacagcagagaaatttcGGAGGTGAAATACAACAGTGCGCACGCAAAag CTACAAAATGGAAACTGGAACAAGGAACATGCGTCAAAGCGTTTGGCGAGCTACTCGGAACGGCTTTTCTGCTCTTCATCGGATGCCTGACGGATGTCGGCAGCATGACCGTAAATCCTCGACCGGAGCATCTCACTGCGTTCAATATGGGACTTGTAGTGAACAGTATCATCATG ATGCTGGGTCACATAAGTGGCGCATACATAAACCCCGCGATGACAATCGGCGCCGTGATATGCGGTTACAGAAGCGTACCGACCGGCATAATCCTCATTATCGGCGAGATAGTCGGCGCTGTATTGGGATATGGACTCCTACTG GCAGTGACACCCCTGACCCTGAGGAACACGGGGTATTCGGAGTCCGGCGGAGTGTGTCTCACCTTGGTTTACCCGGAGCTTTCGTCCCTTCAGGGGTTGATAGTGGAGATTGTCTCGACTATCGCATTAATGATGGTAAACTGCGCGGCTTGGGACTCGAGGAATACTCATAATTCAGACTCGACTTCGCTAAGGATCGGGTTCGCAGTGACAGCCCTCTCGGTTGCCGGC GTTCCGTACACGGGTTGCAGCATGAACCCAGCGAGGAGTTTCGCCCCCGCTCTTTGGAACAACAACTGGACCAGTCACTGG GTGTACTGGGTAGGCCCCGTGATCGGTGCCGTCATCGGCAGCCTGACCTACACCATCATTTTCAAAGACAGACCGTTAAAGTCTGACGAAGACACGAGGGACTGA
- the LOC107219912 gene encoding aquaporin AQPAe.a-like isoform X3, translating to MTVNPRPEHLTAFNMGLVVNSIIMMLGHISGAYINPAMTIGAVICGYRSVPTGIILIIGEIVGAVLGYGLLLAVTPLTLRNTGYSESGGVCLTLVYPELSSLQGLIVEIVSTIALMMVNCAAWDSRNTHNSDSTSLRIGFAVTALSVAGVPYTGCSMNPARSFAPALWNNNWTSHWVYWVGPVIGAVIGSLTYTIIFKDRPLKSDEDTRD from the exons ATGACCGTAAATCCTCGACCGGAGCATCTCACTGCGTTCAATATGGGACTTGTAGTGAACAGTATCATCATG ATGCTGGGTCACATAAGTGGCGCATACATAAACCCCGCGATGACAATCGGCGCCGTGATATGCGGTTACAGAAGCGTACCGACCGGCATAATCCTCATTATCGGCGAGATAGTCGGCGCTGTATTGGGATATGGACTCCTACTG GCAGTGACACCCCTGACCCTGAGGAACACGGGGTATTCGGAGTCCGGCGGAGTGTGTCTCACCTTGGTTTACCCGGAGCTTTCGTCCCTTCAGGGGTTGATAGTGGAGATTGTCTCGACTATCGCATTAATGATGGTAAACTGCGCGGCTTGGGACTCGAGGAATACTCATAATTCAGACTCGACTTCGCTAAGGATCGGGTTCGCAGTGACAGCCCTCTCGGTTGCCGGC GTTCCGTACACGGGTTGCAGCATGAACCCAGCGAGGAGTTTCGCCCCCGCTCTTTGGAACAACAACTGGACCAGTCACTGG GTGTACTGGGTAGGCCCCGTGATCGGTGCCGTCATCGGCAGCCTGACCTACACCATCATTTTCAAAGACAGACCGTTAAAGTCTGACGAAGACACGAGGGACTGA
- the LOC107219916 gene encoding protein lethal(2)essential for life-like yields the protein MSVVPLMFRDWWDDLDRPTSRLIDQHFGSGLDREDLLSGLSSLSLARQRPVFGSPGYYRPWRNIVRQNSGGASTVQADKEKFQVILDVQQFSPDEITVKTVDNNVVVEAKHEEKQDEHGYISRHFVRRYLLPPTHEVSDVTSSLSSDGVLTITAPKKSVTAPGTERVVNIVKTGVPAAKPEEQKSS from the exons ATGTCGGTCGTTCCTCTGATGTTCAGAGATTGGTGGGACGATCTTGACCGCCCCACGTCGCGCCTGATAGACCAACATTTTGGAAGCGGACTGGACCGGGAAGACCTGCTTTCAGGACTTTCGAGTCTGAGTCTAGCTAGGCAAAGGCCGGTGTTCGGCAGCCCGGGATACTACAGGCCTTGGCGCAACATCGTAAGGCAAAATTCGGGTGGTGCAAGCACCGTCCAAGCCGACAAGGAAAAGTTTCAG GTGATACTTGACGTGCAACAATTCTCGCCGGATGAAATAACGGTCAAAACCGTCGACAATAACGTTGTCGTCGAGGCGAAACACGAGGAGAAGCAGGATGAGCACGGCTACATCAGCCGGCACTTCGTTAGGCGTTATCTCCTCCCCCCGACCCACGAAGTATCGGACGTTACCTCGAGCTTATCTTCGGATGGTGTTCTCACTATTACTGCTCCAAAGAAG TCCGTGACCGCACCCGGGACGGAGAGAGTAGTGAACATCGTAAAAACTGGTGTACCTGCCGCAAAGCCCGAGGAACAGAAGAGCAGCTAA
- the LOC107219922 gene encoding spatacsin isoform X5: MLDVDKKIQRFTIALERVASSSASIEEFEGCILATIDYISDDAVNYLETNPLVFLSLIFLLYRKKTAQFVESDRAPHRILGDTVMNNEGVQFGSTLMVPRDVVNSILHRFPHFERAILGKTVARDSNMYQLLNGFKNFNASRSFLWRQRTNQMPTFYNEYLVKRYGHKEKLTYINYLKQGRPNMAVRLFVYDQKKFHHDISSKMKCQASTEAHILALRNITLPEITSACVSFIEAIGVDSETLRLHLTVAKRIQDQLEISAGELLESVVYKNASDLKTLSSHLEHCFKQHLKETIEENPCELITAIKDWDLNIKFAQTHKTLLPESFLEYLVQRELCFEFLLVGQIFDYPIDQMLRLVKKLANPSIKGHLLACLDNPNLCSGDSINFADRQLKSRDSRQFLYSKIGLRNCSSGSESPTESGSHAPGNSMESFMCLSHDDLWMAILKCHYSQDPPGSLVQTAHCHGAPFLVVLATCYEPSAIPAYWCSWLVISTNDRSIITDYKDCLDRQIWPADRVLKLLTRLVASGYTKTITKSLQIFMPENPLRLFAEFLTQCVNLGDFESGQEKLHTFKTACSGLVSNMNISWMDSDPSYLKNSYWIILASIKCATIALGYSFSSTVSQMEFIKVLCSSNFSADLPDAPDFGQLFTIMEILKDTEVSLNFTYLSSFDDPNLLEKEIQRCLAQLAQSDNYKVALRLCNALNINCSDVIIAEWRKEFEKTLVEDGQLVTKCWINCSKDFEKYHVSYETAAQFYVEFAEKVVSHKERFEILKLAHEILQGTSVNPNIKHGVEMAMWKSCILADPDTIDFNNAPISLNKLKTELMSGLSELQVCCELTEPGEKLAAEKLLERFLDTGHLGTALRIAKIFNYKHRDLQILMLCLSLAEGEVSPYELTAQQRLLLSTKPKLKNQWQVAYSGKGFPKVSSMSSQSQKLSEDETGDISMEVALEAAKSTPEKLVKIDCIFQLERFTEILSHGIAAGRKVLLCYRLATHLGKSYQNLLTLTDPIAFLEEIVAGECDYKLEVIKDVVAAYNINNHQLAEFLSEKIESSIVRHIEGGHIDQPMTMWGYTLDGNFHIITELCSEPSLLGSKLLHTTTRLLGRFHGENRDASTLRVIVELLIKSHDCFTAACNMEGIASILRKSQQLANSLQNLKQWGLLVRLLTGVGRFTEMNYILQIIKENEQFEFLLTGRGLEKIPGLKTALLDFLKRNCPDNEDLFKLVAHHFCLYSEIASIWEQEAKEAIKKVLINARIECSNEGNLNPGDIRLRKNDITEKQLHLAMINYTHATEYYLQDQRKYESPLFDIKRRLYSGFQTHQQDSKLSLAYQCCHLAELVALQISFLNSVHQNQQVLCVLNLGSADIDRMICNDLNFSQANILIRAYNHPVDWGSVLYAQCITRTNAKYLKDFMTINELTTAIVKDSVKRYQLEKHITKETVENMQQLISRLKDVKCKYTLASQLGFKNVIETILGDAAVSAYLKDTVWRKGYTSTAFE, from the exons TTTTTACTGTATCGAAAGAAAACTGCACAGTTTGTTGAGAGTGACAGAGCTCCCCATCGAATTCTGGGTGATACTGTTATGAATAACGAAGGTGTTCAGTTCGGTAGTACTCTCATGGTTCCTAGAGACGTTGTGAACAGCATTTTGCACCGCTTTCCACActttgaaagagccattctgGGGAAAACTGTTGCACGAGATTCAAACATGTACCAGCTTTTGAACGGTTTCAAGAACTTTAATGCCTCGCGAAGCTTTCTGTGGCGCCAAAGAACTAACCAAATGCCCACGTTTTATAATGAGTACCTGGTCAAAAGATACGGACATAAAGAGAAGCTGACTTATATTAATTATCTGAAACAAGGAAGACCGAACATGGCTGTGCGACTTTTTGTCTATGACcaaaagaaatttcaccatGACATATCTTCAAAAAT GAAATGTCAGGCATCAACCGAAGCTCACATTCTTGCTCTGCGGAATATTACCTTACCAGAAATTACCTCAGCTTGCGTTTCATTCATTGAAGCAATCGGCGTCGATTCGGAGACTCTACGGTTGCATCTCACTGTTGCTAAACGCATTCAGGATCAACTGGAAATTTCTGCTG GTGAACTATTAGAGTCAGTTGTCTACAAGAATGCATCAGACTTGAAAACTTTATCATCACATCTGGAACATTGCTTCAAGCAGCATCTAAAAGAAACTATTGAAGAAAATCCGTGTGAACTGATTACTGCCATCAAGGATTGGGACTTAAACATTAAGTTTGCTCAAACTCATAAGACTTTGCTGCCAGAATCATTTCTTGAATATTTAGTCCAGCGAGAGTTATGCTTCGAATTTCTTCTTGTTGGACAGATATTTGATTACCCCATAGATCAG ATGTTAAGACTCGTCAAAAAGTTAGCAAACCCTAGCATCAAGGGTCACCTGCTGGCATGTCTCGATAACCCAAATCTGTGCAGTGGAGACTCAATCAATTTTGCGGATCGTCAGTTGAAAAGTCGTGATTCAAGGCAATTCTTGTACTCAAAAATTGGTCTGAGAAATTGC AGTTCTGGCAGCGAAAGTCCAACAGAGTCTGGATCTCATGCTCCTGGGAATTCGATGGAAAGCTTCATGTGCTTGTCCCACGATGATCTGTGGATGGCAATTCTCAAGTGTCACTATAGTCAAGATCCACCTGGATCATTGGTGCAGACAGCACACTGCCACGGAGCACCATTTTTGGTTGTTCTGGCAACTTGTTACGAG CCATCAGCGATTCCAGCATACTGGTGTTCCTGGCTTGTAATATCAACTAACGACCGCTCAATCATTACCGATTACAAAGATTGCCTGGATCGCCAAATTTGGCCTGCCGATAGGGTGCTGAAGTTGTTGACACGGCTAGTTGCTTCTGGTTACACCAAAACTATCACCAAAAGCTTACAAATATTCATGCCG GAAAATCCACTGCGCCTCTTCGCTGAGTTTTTGACGCAATGCGTTAATCTAGGGGACTTTGAGTCTGGTCAGGAAAAGCTGCATACGTTCAAAACTGCTTGCTCTGGTCTTGTGAGCAACATGAACATCAGTTGGATGGACTCAGATCCATCCTACTTGAAGAATTCATACTGGATAATTCTTGCTAGTATTAAATGTGCAACGATCGCTCTGGGTTACAGTTTTTCCAGCACTGTTTCGCAGATGGAGTTTATCAAGGTGCTGTGCTCGTCTAACTTCAGTGCTGACCTGCCAG ATGCTCCAGACTTTGGACAGCTGTTCACGATCATGGAGATTCTTAAGGATACTGAAGTTAGCTTGAACTTTACATACCTATCTTCTTTCGACGATCCGAACTTGCTTGAAAAGGAGATACAAAGGTGCTTAGCTCAGTTAGCACAGAGTGACAATTACAAAGTTGCTCTGCGACTTTGCAATGCATTGAATATTAATTGTTCGGACGTAATAATAGCCGAA TGgcgaaaagaatttgaaaagacTCTCGTCGAGGATGGACAGTTGGTAACAAAGTGCTGGATCAATTGTTCCAAGGACTTTGAAAAGTACCATGTCAGTTATGAAACAGCTGCTCAATTTTATGTCGAATTTGCCGAGAAAGTTGTTTCGCACAAAGAACG ATTTGAGATACTAAAGCTGGCACATGAAATTCTGCAAGGAACTTCAGTAAATCCGAATATCAAACATGGCGTAGAAATGGCGATGTGGAAGTCCTGCATTCTGGCTGATCCTGACACCATCGATTTCAACAACGCGCCAATTTCACTGAATAAGTTGAAAACTGAACTCATGTCTGGCCTGTCGGAACTTCAAGTCTGTTGTGAACTGACAGAGCCTGGTGAAAAGCTAGCTGCGGAAAAATTGCTCGAGCGATTTCTTGATACTGGACATTTGGGTACAGCCCTAAGAATAGCGAAGATTTTTAACTATAAACATAGG gatttacaaattttgatGCTGTGTCTCAGCTTAGCCGAAGGAGAGGTCAGTCCCTATGAGTTAACAGCACAGCAACGATTGTTGCTATCGACAAAACCGAAACTCAAGAACCAGTGGCAAGTTGCGTACAGCGGCAAAGGATTTCCCAAAGTTTCATCAATGAGTTCAC AGAGCCAAAAGCTTTCGGAAGACGAGACTGGCGATATATCGATGGAGGTTGCATTAGAGGCGGCGAAGTCTACCCCAGAAAAGCTGGTCAAGATAGACTGCATATTTCAGCTTGAAAGATTCACTGAAATTCTCTCCCATGGTATTGCTGCTGGAAGAAAAGTTCTGTTATGCTACAGACTGGCGACTCATCTGGGAAAAAGTTATCAGAATCTTTTAACTTTGACTGACCCAATTGCATTTCTTGAGGAAATAGTCGCTGGTGAATGTGATTACAAGCTCGAAGTGATTAAGGATGTTGTGGCTGCTTATAACATCAACAATCATCAGTTAGCCGagtttttatctgaaaaaattgagagCTCGATTGTCAGACACATTGAAG GAGGCCACATCGACCAGCCGATGACCATGTGGGGATATACTTTGGATGGGAATTTCCACATAATCACAGAATTATGCAGTGAGCCTTCCTTGCTCGGTTCAAAGCTGCTTCACACTACTACGAGGCTGCTGGGACGTTTTCATGGAGAGAATCGTGATG CCAGTACCCTCAGAGTGATCGTTGAGCTTCTCATAAAGTCTCATGACTGTTTTACTGCGGCCTGCAACATGGAGGGAATAGCATCGATCCTGAGGAAATCTCAGCAGTTAGCTAACTCCCTTCAAAATCTTAAGCAATGGGGATTGTTG GTACGGCTATTGACAGGTGTTGGTCGCTTTACTGAGATGAACTACATCCTGcagataataaaagaaaatgagcAGTTTGAGTTCTTGTTGACTGGAAGAGGTCTTGAGAAA aTTCCGGGACTAAAAACGGCTCTTTTAGATTTCTTGAAGCGAAATTGCCCGGATAACGAGGATCTGTTTAAACTTGTTGCGCACCACTTTTGTCTCTACTCCGAAATTGCCTCAATATGGGAGCAAGAAGCAAAGGAAGCGATTAAGAAGGTCCTGATAAATGCAAGGATCGAATGTAGTAATGAGGGAAATCTCAACCCCGGAGATATTAGACTAAGAAAAAACGACATAACGGAGAAACAGCTGCATCTTGCAATGATCAATTACACCCATGCGACAGAATACTATTTGCAG GATCAGCGTAAGTATGAGAGCCCGCTATTCGACATCAAACGGCGATTATATTCAGGGTTTCAAACCCATCAA CAGGACAGTAAGCTTTCGCTTGCGTACCAGTGTTGTCATCTTGCTGAGTTGGTGGCACTCCAAATATCCTTTCTTAACTCTGTGCATCAGAATCAGCAAGTTCTTTGTGTCCTGAATTTGGGGAGCGCTGACATTGACAGGATGATCTGTaacgatttaaatttttcacaagcTAACATTCTTATTCGCGCCTATAATCATCCAGTCGACTGGGGAAGCGTACTGTATGCTCAGTGCATCACACGAACCAACGCAAAGTATCTAAAAGACTTTATGACAATCAACGAGCTCACCACCGCCATTGTCAAAGATTCTGTTAAAAG GTATCAGTTGGAGAAACATATAACCAAGGAAACGGTAGAGAACATGCAACAGCTGATATCAAGGTTGAAAGACGTGAAGTGCAAATATACTCTGGCTAGTCAGCTgggatttaaaaatgtgatAGAAACTATACTGGGAGATGCCGCGGTCAGTGCTTATCTGAAAGATACAGTATGGAGGAAGGGATATACGAGCACAGCCTTTGAGTAG
- the LOC107219912 gene encoding aquaporin AQPAn.G-like isoform X2, producing the protein MATKWKLEQGTCVKAFGELLGTAFLLFIGCLTDVGSMTVNPRPEHLTAFNMGLVVNSIIMMLGHISGAYINPAMTIGAVICGYRSVPTGIILIIGEIVGAVLGYGLLLAVTPLTLRNTGYSESGGVCLTLVYPELSSLQGLIVEIVSTIALMMVNCAAWDSRNTHNSDSTSLRIGFAVTALSVAGVPYTGCSMNPARSFAPALWNNNWTSHWVYWVGPVIGAVIGSLTYTIIFKDRPLKSDEDTRD; encoded by the exons ATGG CTACAAAATGGAAACTGGAACAAGGAACATGCGTCAAAGCGTTTGGCGAGCTACTCGGAACGGCTTTTCTGCTCTTCATCGGATGCCTGACGGATGTCGGCAGCATGACCGTAAATCCTCGACCGGAGCATCTCACTGCGTTCAATATGGGACTTGTAGTGAACAGTATCATCATG ATGCTGGGTCACATAAGTGGCGCATACATAAACCCCGCGATGACAATCGGCGCCGTGATATGCGGTTACAGAAGCGTACCGACCGGCATAATCCTCATTATCGGCGAGATAGTCGGCGCTGTATTGGGATATGGACTCCTACTG GCAGTGACACCCCTGACCCTGAGGAACACGGGGTATTCGGAGTCCGGCGGAGTGTGTCTCACCTTGGTTTACCCGGAGCTTTCGTCCCTTCAGGGGTTGATAGTGGAGATTGTCTCGACTATCGCATTAATGATGGTAAACTGCGCGGCTTGGGACTCGAGGAATACTCATAATTCAGACTCGACTTCGCTAAGGATCGGGTTCGCAGTGACAGCCCTCTCGGTTGCCGGC GTTCCGTACACGGGTTGCAGCATGAACCCAGCGAGGAGTTTCGCCCCCGCTCTTTGGAACAACAACTGGACCAGTCACTGG GTGTACTGGGTAGGCCCCGTGATCGGTGCCGTCATCGGCAGCCTGACCTACACCATCATTTTCAAAGACAGACCGTTAAAGTCTGACGAAGACACGAGGGACTGA